Part of the Acetomicrobium thermoterrenum DSM 13490 genome is shown below.
TCATGTCGTATCGATTTCAGGCAACAGCTGCCCGAGGGGAGAGGAGTACGCTAAAATAGAAATGACCAACCCACGTCGAGTGTTTGCATCAACCGTAAGGGTTGAAGGCGGCGCTCTGCCCGTGTGCCCCGTGCGCAGTAAAGAGCCTGTGCCGAAAGATAAGATTTTCGAGATAACTAAAGCCGTTGCGCGCGTAACGGTCAAAGCTCCCCTTGAAATAGGGCAGGTTATAATTAAAAATGTCTGCGACACAGGGGTAGATATAGTGGCAAGCAGATCTCTGCCCACAAAACAATCTGTGGAACTCATTTCGCAAGGAGGTTAAAGAAGTGGTCGAGAAGGAAGTAGTGGTAAAGAACCCGCATGGTTTGCATGCCAGGCCGGCGGCATTGTTCGTTCAAAAAGCAGCGGCCTTTCCGTGCAAGATAACCTTATCTAAAAACGACAAGGAAGTCGATGCCAAAAGTATATTGGCCGTAA
Proteins encoded:
- a CDS encoding DUF1667 domain-containing protein; translation: MSEERRIICTACPVGCFMIVKEEDGHVVSISGNSCPRGEEYAKIEMTNPRRVFASTVRVEGGALPVCPVRSKEPVPKDKIFEITKAVARVTVKAPLEIGQVIIKNVCDTGVDIVASRSLPTKQSVELISQGG
- a CDS encoding HPr family phosphocarrier protein; its protein translation is MVEKEVVVKNPHGLHARPAALFVQKAAAFPCKITLSKNDKEVDAKSILAVMSLGIEPNEKIVLKADGEREEEALEELVKICEDTEM